From the genome of Saccharomyces paradoxus strain CBS432 chromosome XII sequence:
CCTCCCTTTGTGGTTCCTGAACTTGCTTTTCCTTCCTTTCCGTTGAGTTCTTGAATTTAAAGTTGTAAACCTCCGATACACTACAGAAACTTTTGCATATAGGGCATTTACTGTGAGCTCGTAACCAAGTAAGGATACAATTCTTGCAAAAATAATGCCCACACTTAATAATAGCACCCATTTCAACTTCTCCCAAACAGATAGAGCAGCTCAATATTTGATTATCGTTCAATGTGTCTTTTAACTTGGACAGATTCTTTAAATATATTAACCGTGATTCGGTGTTGTTGATTTTTGCATCCAGTGTACCGCCCAATGACTTATTAATAGTTCTTGTTAGATGGCCGAGTTGTGGCGGGCTCAAAGAATGCAGGGACACCAAAGAATCGGAAATTCTTTGTAACTGGCTATAATACTCGGTCTTGGCATTATAAATTGATCCCAGACTTTTCAATGATTCTCTAATCTGCTTATTGTACTTGAACAGATTTTTACTTTCCTTCTCATACTGAAGTAAGTagtcttcaaaattttgaatggaGGATTCGCTTTCACTGTTTAAAGATATTCGTCTTACTATTCTACTATTCTTCACTTCATCAAAGATAGCTCGTAAAGGTGTTCCTGAAATCAAGTGCAAGTTGTTCAACAACTGcttttgatattttgaaatcattGATCCTTCTGGTACCAAATGCTTAGGGATTTTAACTTCTGACTCTGAAGTTAGAATATTGTCCCTATTCTGTAAAATTATCTCCAAGCAACCAAGAAGACTGAATATTTTATCTTGACTATCGATCGACGTTGAGTATTCTTCATTGTCGATAATTTTATTACCAGTATCATTGTCCTCTGTACTGTAGACTGGTTCATAGATGGTAAGGAGTAACTCATCCAACAACTCGTTGAAGTTTTTAGTTTGTTCATTCAATCTTTCTATTAATTTACTTAAAGACTTGAAACAACGGGATACTGCCAAATTAGATGAGTAGTCATTTTTGTGATCAAACTCAATATTCATTAAACGTAAAGGTATATTGCTCGTAGTGTGAGCAAATCTAGTTCTGGCGATTTTAATTGTCGTATCAACTTTTCTAGCCTCAGAGGAAAGGATtaattttctcaaaatttctGCATTTCTgtaattttcttgttctaAAAgtctattgttttcaatttcttccaattcattctttggaaaaatatcagaatataccaatttttcagttttctCTTCATGATGCTTGTCATCAGCTTCTTCTAGCTTACGAGAGCCCAAGTTGTAATAAACAGAACCGAGGAAGAAATAGCAATCATGCAGCAAATTCATCATAGCACGTAatcctttcttctttaggTGGTCGGATAATATTTCCTCATCGCTGTGATTATCGTGGTTCTTAGCAGCAGTTGGTCGTCTATTACTTTCTTCACCAGAAAATGTTCCCTCTTCGTCAAATTTTTCGTTCATCTGTccgtcttcatcttcactAAGGTTCAACGACTTATCAAACGGATCCTCGACGTTGAATTTTCGGCGTATGTGTATTATCAAATCGTCTCGGATTTTTATAAATGATTCAAGGGCTTTGGTCGGTGTGTTGAAAACTTCAAGTTCGTACTGTGCCTGCTTGATCGATAAATGGAATCTCTCTCTGTAATAGCCAATTAGATTGTCAAATGCGTCCATCCGCATAGAAATTAAAATATCGTCtatatttgaaatctttgTCAAATGCCCATGAAGACGCTTCTGTCGGgtatttaaaatttctggAAATAATGCGTGGCAACATATGTATCGCAGTCTAGCTAACCATTCGTTTAGGAAGGCATTAGTTACACGAGGTGACCCACTGCCATCTGAATTATAGCCACTTAACTCTAAAAAGTTGTTCCAAAGATTCAGATAATTGTCCCACTCGATAGGCGCAAACTCCAGGGGAATGATGAAGTTGTGTTGTTGAGGGATATGAATTTGAGACGCAACATCGGCTTTAGAATGCCTTATACAAAGGTCATACCTATAAAAAATGTTCATGCACTCTTTGATAGAAAACCGAACACCCTTTAATTGACATATCAAATCATTGCTGGTGTAATCGTTAACCTCATTTCTCagttttatttcttcttgaagaGCCCGAATAAAATCAACCTCATCACAGAATGGATGCAGCTTTAAATACGACATGATCATCCTAAAGTTGTAAATGTTCTGTATTGGGGTCCCAGAGACACCCCATGTGTGTATTCTATGAAGTAGGCTCGTGCATTTTGCAGAGTATGTTGATGAACTACGTAGCATTTGAACTTCATCCAGAATGATCCGATAAAACTGCATCAAAGCTAATGGTGAAGAATAATCATACTTCGGGCTTTTTAACCTTCTTGATCTGATGCTACGGTTAAACTCAGCGTGATGAACTTCTGTTGCAATAACGTTATACGACGTAACTATAATATCGTATTGGCACAGTTGTTGAACAGCTTCGTCTACAGTTTTGCAATTTCTCATTATCTCATTATATCCTTTATAATTATACCATTTTAATGAATTTGCATGTAATTCGATTTCTTCAAGCCATTGTTTTAAGATAGCATTGGGACAGATAA
Proteins encoded in this window:
- the IRC20 gene encoding E3 ubiquitin-protein ligase IRC20 (E3 ubiquitin ligase and helicase~similar to YLR247C), producing the protein MSDVGALLAREYNVAAERCDFFLEDGSFDSVIAVLPALNQKQETVTQKISKNGKELLNVASVNIDIPERISLSNDRKQSSKFIVDIEILPCENDKEAILVVSSDSVSLFQIGFQIENDSKFAVDKQLPLILDICAHKSQEKTLRDQLANRKSLEGRPSRKRRKKNSGVNDPEKKLKSRIHEFSLSYKDFECSPVILSYNDSSSTWILSFTLKLKFLNNKFNRFSLEANQILDLTFSDRNENEFERYHKHSHIHSNFIQKQFTSQILEYSKDRLSKIKPFLSQSIPDLKVSLLPFQRESVEWMLIKEGHGFSLSDAPIVVDEIGLRNFMNEYYAYGYELIARSTDEVGPSLLWNKLTGYILTTDDAAYLYNQYRKERLSNDEPVHAKGVLAEEMGLGKTIEILSLILLNKRKLKDSKVTFIDDENRTITKTKTTLIICPNAILKQWLEEIELHANSLKWYNYKGYNEIMRNCKTVDEAVQQLCQYDIIVTSYNVIATEVHHAEFNRSIRSRRLKSPKYDYSSPLALMQFYRIILDEVQMLRSSSTYSAKCTSLLHRIHTWGVSGTPIQNIYNFRMIMSYLKLHPFCDEVDFIRALQEEIKLRNEVNDYTSNDLICQLKGVRFSIKECMNIFYRYDLCIRHSKADVASQIHIPQQHNFIIPLEFAPIEWDNYLNLWNNFLELSGYNSDGSGSPRVTNAFLNEWLARLRYICCHALFPEILNTRQKRLHGHLTKISNIDDILISMRMDAFDNLIGYYRERFHLSIKQAQYELEVFNTPTKALESFIKIRDDLIIHIRRKFNVEDPFDKSLNLSEDEDGQMNEKFDEEGTFSGEESNRRPTAAKNHDNHSDEEILSDHLKKKGLRAMMNLLHDCYFFLGSVYYNLGSRKLEEADDKHHEEKTEKLVYSDIFPKNELEEIENNRLLEQENYRNAEILRKLILSSEARKVDTTIKIARTRFAHTTSNIPLRLMNIEFDHKNDYSSNLAVSRCFKSLSKLIERLNEQTKNFNELLDELLLTIYEPVYSTEDNDTGNKIIDNEEYSTSIDSQDKIFSLLGCLEIILQNRDNILTSESEVKIPKHLVPEGSMISKYQKQLLNNLHLISGTPLRAIFDEVKNSRIVRRISLNSESESSIQNFEDYLLQYEKESKNLFKYNKQIRESLKSLGSIYNAKTEYYSQLQRISDSLVSLHSLSPPQLGHLTRTINKSLGGTLDAKINNTESRLIYLKNLSKLKDTLNDNQILSCSICLGEVEMGAIIKCGHYFCKNCILTWLRAHSKCPICKSFCSVSEVYNFKFKNSTERKEKQVQEPQREGADSSQDNLNGNSILSNMSEVEKLFGNKYKQFHQINEVHQIHIKESFGAKIDFVIKLISYLRLKSEQENDDPPQVILYSQKTEYLKVIGKVLKLYHIEYLACLSNTAGVGETINNFKRQPSVTCLLLNVKTLGAGLNLINAKHIFLLDPILNNSDELQAMGRNNRIGQDRETFVWNFMIKNTIEENILRYKCILEERKRKEKSKRSDNHDSTQGERDDEENDDVKFEISVGDQEVSNEHLWNCFFHGSD